GAAGTGTGAAAAGGTTGTCTCTTGATGCCGCTCTTTTATACCAAGTCCCGACGGTTGGCTATCTGTCTTTGCTGAAGAACGTGAGCTTGGGGCACAGAAAGGGATGAGGGATGAAGGATGAAGGATGAAAGAAAACCAATTTTTCAGTCCGACGTCTTCAGCCCTCAGCCCTGATTTTTCACGGCTGCGCGGCGGCGCCGGCCTGGCTGCCATAATTGGCCAACGCTTCGCCGAGTGTATTGCCAGCGGCGGCCCCTTGTGACCGGTCAGTGGTGAGGTTGTTCATAATGATGCTAAAAGCCAGGATCTCGCCGTTGTTGGCCGTGACATAGCCAGAAAGTGAACTGACATCGTCAAGCGTCCCGGTTTTTGCCCGCAGATTGTTTTCGGCTTTGGTTTTCCCCATTCGCCCGTTGAGCGTTCCATCCACACCGGCAATCGGCAGTGAGTCATGAAAAACAGCAGCCTGTGGGTGGCGATGCATGGCAATCAGCAACTTCACCGTGGCCTCGGGAGAGATATAGTCCAGACGAGAAAGGCCGGATCCATCTCGAAACCGGAGCGCGGTGGTGTCAACCCCAATGCGTTTTAAAAAGTCGAGAATGACTTCGCACCCGGCTTCGTCACTATCTTTGTCTTGTGGTCCAAACTGACGGCCAAGCTGACGAAGCAATAATTCAGCATGCAGGTTCTGGCTGTACTTATTCACCACTTTGATCATTTCAGCCAGTGGCGGCGAGGTGATGAACGCCACTTCACGGACTTGACTCAAATCCAGCGGATGCTGTTGGCGATAGTTGGCATCAACCCGACGCAGGATGCCTTCAACCACAATTCCCCGCTTTCCCAGCATTTGTTTAAACAACGAAGCTGTAAATAACGCCGGGTCGTGAATCGCCAGTGTGTAGGTCGCCCCTTTGTCCCCCACTGGCAATCCGCCCCAGACATCGTGCACGTTATCAGCCAGCCCCCGGTGGATACCTATTTTGCGTTCAGCCTGGCCGGTCACAGTTCGATTGTTGACGGAAACAATCGGCGTGGCAGGCGAAATGGTGATCGGGCACACCTCGCCAGAGCGGGCACCAGCCACCAGTGACAGCCGGATTTGATTGTCAGCCGCAGACAGAGCACTCACCTGCGTGCCGTAGTACCACTGCAAATCATTCCATTCCCAACCATTTCCCAATGGCGCGGCCCGAAAATAGCTTTCATCTCCGATCAAATCGCCTTTGATTCGTTTCACTCCGGCGGCGGCCACCTGATCAGCCAGCGTTTCGAGCGGCGTCAACGTCGGGTCATTTTTCTTTTCATTAAACCGGTCAGAAAGATTTGGGTCACCACGTCCATACAGCACCAGATCACCCTCAACCGTGCCATCCGGGTTCAACTTTGGAACATAGACCGAGGTGCGAATTCGGAAGTCCGGCCCAAGTTTATCAAGTGCGGTGGCAGTGGTGTACAGCTTCATATTTGATGCTGGCTGAAAGACCTTGCTGCTATCAACATCAGCCAGCACTTTGCCGGTATTGACCGAAACAACCTGGATTCCGACCCGACCTGACGCCAGCGCTGGTCGTTTGGCGATTTGTTCAGCC
This region of Acidobacteriota bacterium genomic DNA includes:
- the dacB gene encoding D-alanyl-D-alanine carboxypeptidase/D-alanyl-D-alanine-endopeptidase, with product MRPAFVRRSMLALACLLGITVAVLPHSGEAFVSRPVARPSAKKPVRPARQTPQAESRPTDSKLPASLQELAEQIAKRPALASGRVGIQVVSVNTGKVLADVDSSKVFQPASNMKLYTTATALDKLGPDFRIRTSVYVPKLNPDGTVEGDLVLYGRGDPNLSDRFNEKKNDPTLTPLETLADQVAAAGVKRIKGDLIGDESYFRAAPLGNGWEWNDLQWYYGTQVSALSAADNQIRLSLVAGARSGEVCPITISPATPIVSVNNRTVTGQAERKIGIHRGLADNVHDVWGGLPVGDKGATYTLAIHDPALFTASLFKQMLGKRGIVVEGILRRVDANYRQQHPLDLSQVREVAFITSPPLAEMIKVVNKYSQNLHAELLLRQLGRQFGPQDKDSDEAGCEVILDFLKRIGVDTTALRFRDGSGLSRLDYISPEATVKLLIAMHRHPQAAVFHDSLPIAGVDGTLNGRMGKTKAENNLRAKTGTLDDVSSLSGYVTANNGEILAFSIIMNNLTTDRSQGAAAGNTLGEALANYGSQAGAAAQP